The Deltaproteobacteria bacterium DNA segment TTCCCTGTCACATCGATACCCTCCCTGTCACTTCGAACGCATGTGAGAAGTCTTAAACGAAACACACGGGATGGCCCATGTTCCTCCGTCTGGCATGAAAATTGTTTGTCAACAGGAGAGCAGAAAACGTGGTTTCCCCCAGGTGATTCATGAGTATCTTGCCTTTCCATAAAATCGTTTTGTCTCCGGCGGCCGGGCCCGGCGCGCCTGCGGAGAGGACCGTCCGGTCGGGCCCGTTGCCGGGGGGCGATGATGCCGGCCTTTTTTCCCGGATACTCGACGGACTCGCCGCGGAGCAGCCCGGCGCGTCCCCGGGGGAGGTGGCCTGGGACCAGCCCCTGGACAGGGCGAAGCTCATGCAGCTCGTTCACTGGATGAATATCGGCATGACCTCGAGCCTCCTCCGGACGATCGGGGGCGATGGGTCCGACGTGTCTTTCCGTTGGAAATTTGACGGTCCCCTGTTGCAGCCGGCCGTTTCAGGGGCGACCGTCGAGGAATCCGCCGTCGGGCGGAGCGTTCCCTCTTCGCCGGGAAAGGTCGCTCCCGCGCCGGGGGAGCGGTACGAAGCGGTTATCCGGAAGGCGGCGGCCGTCCATGATGTCGATCCCGCCCTGATCCGGGGGGTGATTCAGACGGAAAGCGCTTTCAACGCCTCCGCGCGGTCCCCCAAAGGGGCCATGGGCCTGATGCAGTTGATGCCCGGAACGGCCCGGGAACTGGGGGTCGTCAACCCCTATGACCCGGAGGAAAACATCATGGCCGGGACGCGGTACCTGAAAAAATTACTGAGACGCTACGACGGCGATGTTCCCCTCGCCCTGGCCGCCTACAACTGGGGCATGGGCAACCTGGAGAATCATGGCGGCCGGATGCCCCGGGAAACGAGGGACTATGTGAGCCGGGTCACGGCCCTGTACGGCGGGAAGGGCCGAAACACGTCATGATCCCGTCCGGAACGCCGGTCCTTCTGCTTCGCCCCGTTCCCATTCCCCCGTTTCCCCCGTCCCCTGTCGCTTCCTCTCCTGTTCCTCTAAAAAAGGTTGATATTGTTTTTTTCGTTGTTGTATGGTGTGAAGATAAAATGGCGCATTGTCAAAATAATGACTAGAATTTTAATTGTTTACCATAGCTTGACCGGTCACACGGCGAAGATGGCGGAGGCGGTCGCTGCGGGCGCGACGGACATCGGCGAGGTGACCGTGGCGCTGAAGCGGGCCGCCGAAGCGACGGCGGAAGACCTGCTTTGGGCCGACGGCCTGGCCATCGGCACCCCCGAGGCCTTTGGTTATATGTCCGGCATGGTCAAGGATTTTTTTGACCGGACGTTCTACGAAGTCGAGGGGCGGGTGTTCCGCAAACCCTATGTCGTTTTCATCAGCGCCGGTAACGATGGAACCGGGGCCCTCCGGGCCATCGAGAGAATCGCCCTGGGCTACACCTTCAAGAAGGTGTACGAGCCCGTGATCGCCCGGGGGGATGTCGGCCCCGACGATCTGGAGAAGTGCCGCGACCTGGGCGGCGTTCTGGCGGGGGGATGCCAGATGGGTATCTACTAGGACGTCGGCATGGAGGATTTGACCCGAAAACGGGGGGGAGGATGGGAAAGCAGGATGGAAGAACGCGGGAGCAGCTCCTGGATGAGCTGGACCGGTTAAACGGCAGGGTCGCCTCTCTTCAGGAGCGGCTCCGTCAGAGGGAGGGCCTGCGTGACGCCGTCGCGGACGATCGGGACGGATGGGGGGCCCGTGGCCGGGACGAAAGCGGTTACCGTGAACTGTTCGATCACATCGGCAGCGGGGTTGCCGTGATGGCACCGACGGAGGATCATCGGGACTTTGTCCTCAGGGATTTCAACGAGGCGGCGGAACGGATCGCCCGGGTGCGGCGGGAGGAGGCCATCGGCCGCAAACTGTCCGAGGTCTTCCCCCGGATACGGGAGACGGACATCCCCCATGCCCTCATGCAGGTTCATCGAACGGGAAAGGCGGAACGGAAGCCCGCGGCGTACTACGGGGATGTGGTGCGTCACGGGTGGTACGAGAGCTACATGTACCGTCTTCCATCCGGCGAGATCGTGTTCATCTTCGACAACGTGACGCAGCAGGTTGCCCGGGAGCGGGAACTGCGGGTCCGAAACGAGATTGTCCAGGCCTTCCTGGTTTGTTCGGATGACGAGATTTACGAACGCGTCAGGGGCGTCATCCTCGCGTTCATGGAAAGCCCCGACGGACACCTGGGTATTGTCGGGCGAGGCGGTGCTCTGAGTTCCCCGCCCATGGAGGACGGGAACCCCCGGACCTTTCTCCCTTCCGCCTGTCCCGGGTTTTGGGCGAAGGCGGTGCGGGAGGGGAAGACCTGCCTGTCCAACCTGCCCCTCCCCGTTCCGGACGGTCATGGCCCCATCGAAAGGGCTCTCGCCGTGCCCATGACGTACCGGGGATCTTTGGTGGGCGTCATGGCCGTGGCGAACAAGGCGGAGGACTACACGGAGGCCGATTGCCGGAAACTGGAAGGCGCCGCCGAATTTATCACCCCCCTCCTGGTGGCCCGCCTGGACGCCATCCGCGAGGAGAGGGCGAGAAAGGCCCTGGACAGGGCCCTTGAAAAGTCGGAGCGCCTGCACCGGGACGTCATCGATTTCCTGCCCGACGCCACCTTCGCCATCGACGTGGAAGGGAGGATCATCATCTGGAACCAGGCCATCGAAAACTTGACCGGTGTCAGGCGGAACGAGATCCTCGGGAAGGGGGATTACGAATACGCCGTGGCCTTTTACGGGGAACGGCGTCCCGTCCTCCTCGACATGATTTTGAACGCCGACGCCGAGTCGGGGCAATTGGGGGACACGTGCGGCTATGACCATGTCCGCGAGGAAGAGAACGTCCCCGTCCTGCAGGCGGAAAATTCGAGACTTCCCGGCTTCCGGAACCGGCGCTTCTGCATCAAGGCGCGGTGCCTCAGCGATAAGGACGGCAACGTCATCGGCGCCCTGGAGACCATCCAGGATATCAGCGATCTGTGGAGGACGGAGGAGGCCCTCAGGGAGAGTGAAGAGAAGTTCCGTCTCCTCACGGAAGAGACCCCCGTCGGCATTTCCCTGATGAACACGGACCAGCTGTTCGAGTACTTCAACCCCCGGTTCACGGAAATTTTCGGGTACACCCTCGAAGAGGTCCCCACAAAGGATGAATGGTTCCTGAAGGTTTACCCCGATCCGGCGTACAGGAAGAAGATACAGGCTTTCTGGCAGGAAAACCTGTACGAGGAGCCTGTGGCCGGGCGGATCGTCGAGGGGATGGTCCGGGCCATGAGCAAGGACGGCACGGAAAAGATCATCTTTCTCCGGTCCGTTTACATGAGCAATGGAAAGCACCTTCAGACCTACGAGGACTTCACGAGGCGGAGGAAACTGGAGGAGCAGCTCCGGCAGGCACAAAAAATGGAGGCCATCGGAACCCTGGCGGGGGGGATCGCCCATGATTTCAACAATCTGCTCATGGGCATCCAGGGGTACACGTCCCTGATGCTGTACGGTCTGGAGGTGTCGCATCCGTTCCATGAAAAACTGAAGGCCATCGAGGACCAGGTGGTCAGCGGTGCCGGTCTGACGAAACAGATCCTTGGTTGCGCCCGGGGCGGGAAGTACGAGGTCATGCCGGCCGACCTGAACCGCCTGATTGAAAAAACGGTGGACATGTTCCATCGCACGAGGAAGGAAATAACCGTTCACAAAAAACTGGACGGGGAACTCTGGACCGTCGATATCGACAAAAACCAGATGGAGCAGGTCCTGTTGAATCTGTGCCTGAACGCCTGGCAGGCGATGCCCGGAGGGGGGGACCTCTTCCTGGAAACGGGAAACGTGACCCTGGACCCCGTTTATGCGAGGGTCAACAAGGTCTCCCCCGGGGATTACGTCCGGATGTCCGTTACCGACACGGGAGTCGGCATGGATCAAAAAACCCGTCAGCGTATTTTTGATCCCTTTTTTACGACCAGGGAAATGGGTCGGGGGACCGGTCTGGGTTTGGCGACCGTCTATGGCATCGTCAAGGGCCATGGCGGTGTCATCAACGTGTACAGCGACAGGGGGAAGGGGACGACCTTCACGATTTACCTGCCCACTTCGAAAAAAGTGCTTTCCGGAGAGGTCCGGGCCCGGAGGACGATCCTCAGGGGTACGGAAACCCTGCTGATCGTGGACGATGAACCGGCCGTTTTGGGGGTGACGGGGGATCTGCTTCAAACCCTCGGTTACGAGGTGTTACGGGCTTCCGGAGGGAAGGAGGCCCTGGAAATATACCGGGTCCATCACGACCGGATCGCCCTGGTGATTCTGGACATGGTGATGCCGGTATGGGGAGGCGGGGAAACCTTCGAGGAACTCAGACGGATCAACCCGCGGGTCAAGGCGATTCTCTCCAGCGGCTACAGCCTGAACGGCGACGCCAGGATGATTCTTGACCGGGGCGTCCAGGCCTTCATCCAGAAACCCTTCATGATGGATCAGCTTTCCCGGACAATCCGGCAGGTCCTGGACGCCGACGGGGAACCGGGTCCGGACGCCGGGAGCCCGGCATGACGCAAGGAGTGAGCCATGTGCAGGAGACGGCTTGTTTTATGCTTCCTCGGAGCGGGGATTCTCTGCCTTTCCCCCGGGTTTGGCCATGCCCTGACGCCTGAGCAGGTGATTCAACTGAAGAAGGCGGGTGTACAGGACGCGACGATCCAGTTGATGATCTCGCAGGAAATGGCGGGGGAAAACCGGAATCCGTACGACACGATGGGAACGAAAGAAATCAGGGACGCCGACGGGAACACGGTCGTTATTTACTCCACGGGCAAACCGGGCGGCGGGGCCTTCGATCCGGAAGAGCGGGAAAAGCTCGACCGGGCCTGGGAGATGCTCCGGAACCTGATCATCGACGCGAGATAGGTGCCGCCCGCCCCCTTCGCCGGGGCCTCTTCCTTGCGATTGTCCTTCCCGTATGATAAGGATGCACGTCCCATAGGAAGCCCCATGCTCTCAGAGAACGCTGTTTCAAACATTCCAAAAATCCTGATCATCGACGACGAACAGCTGACGGCGGAGCTCCTCCGCGATCTCGTCAGGCAGATGGGTTACGAGGCCTTTCCCGTCTTTACCCTGAACGAGGCGGCGCAGGCCATCGAACGTCAGGACTTCGACGTCGTCTTTCTGGACGTCGTGATGCCCGACGGCAACGGCCTGGATTTTCTGCCCCGCGTCAAGGCCGCGCAGGCCTCGCCGGAGGTGATCATCATCACGGGATACGGCGACCCCGACGGCGCCGAACTGGCCATCCGGAACGGCGCCTGGGATTACATCGAGAAGGGTTCGTCCATCAACAAACTGAAGCTTCCACTCCTGCGGGCCCTCGAGTACCGGGAAGCGAAGAGGGGACGGAAAAAACCTGTTTTGTTCAAACGGGAAGGCATTATCGGCGAAGGGGGGCGGATGAAAGCCTGCCTTGACCTGGTGGCCCAGGCGGCGGCCGGCGATGTCAATGTTCTGATTACGGGAGAGACCGGCACGGGGAAGGAGCTTTTCGCCCGGGCCGTTCACAGCAACAGCGCCCGCCAGGCGCAGAAGATGGTGACCATCGATTGCGCCGCCCTGCCCAGGACGCTTGTGGAAAGCATTTTCTTCGGTCATGAGAAGGGGGCCTTCACCGGGGCGGACATGCGGAGGGACGGACTGATCGGCCAGGCCGACGGGGGGACCCTGTTTCTCGATGAGGTGGGGGAGTTGCCCCCGTCCATTCAGAAGGATTTTCTTCGGGTCCTTCAGGAGCGCCGTTTCCGTCCCGTCGGGGCGAAAAACGAACGATACAGCGATTTCCGCCTCGTTGCGGCGACGAACCGCAATTTGGCGGCCATGGTCAAGGCGGGGCAATTCCGGGACGACCTGTTCTTCCGGATCCGGGCCCTGACGATCGACCTGCCTCCGCTCAGGGAGCACGCCGAGGATATTCCGGACCTGGTTCTCTCCTACCTGGGACGCATCGGCGAACGCAGAGGGACCCCGGCGCGGGGCATTTCCGCCGACTTTCTCGAGACCCTCGGCCAGTACGACTGGCCCGGCAACGTCCGGGAGCTGTTTCAGGCCCTGGACAGGGCCATGACGGTCAGCAGCGGCGAACAGGTCCTGTTTTCCAAGCACCTGCCCCCGCATATCCGTATCGCCCTGGCCCGCCGCTCCCTTTCCGGGAAGGGAAACCCGTCCGGCGCCGCCTTGCCCCTGCAGACGTTGAAGGCGAGGCGGCAGGCCATGCTCGACGGCCTGGAACGGGACTACCTGAAGGACCTCATGTCCGCCACGGACGGAAACATCCCCCGGGCCTGTGAAGTTTCCGGTCTGTCCCGTTCGAGACTTTACGTCCTCCTGAAGAAGTACGGATTCAGGCGGGATCAGACGGAGGCGGATGTTTCATAAAGCAGGATGTGTCCTGTTTGACGATACTCGGCCTAACCATGCGATATGAGAGGATGAAAGCCAGCATACCCACCCAAACCCTTCCTCCGATGAAAGAAACATCCCCGCCCATTCCCCTGTCCTGAATGCCCGCCGTGTAAAGGTGCGAAAGGCAATGCACGCGTAAGTGTTGATTTTTACGTGGATGGTAATGACTGAGCCTTCGGGGTGTGTCCCTTGGCATCCTTTTTGTTACCTCAATGGGAGGACAACGCAGCCGCAGGTTGCCGACCGGGGGTCGGGGAGCATGTCCGGACACGGCGCCCCCGTCTCCGGGAGTCTGTCCTGAA contains these protein-coding regions:
- a CDS encoding lytic transglycosylase domain-containing protein; the encoded protein is MSILPFHKIVLSPAAGPGAPAERTVRSGPLPGGDDAGLFSRILDGLAAEQPGASPGEVAWDQPLDRAKLMQLVHWMNIGMTSSLLRTIGGDGSDVSFRWKFDGPLLQPAVSGATVEESAVGRSVPSSPGKVAPAPGERYEAVIRKAAAVHDVDPALIRGVIQTESAFNASARSPKGAMGLMQLMPGTARELGVVNPYDPEENIMAGTRYLKKLLRRYDGDVPLALAAYNWGMGNLENHGGRMPRETRDYVSRVTALYGGKGRNTS
- a CDS encoding flavodoxin, coding for MTRILIVYHSLTGHTAKMAEAVAAGATDIGEVTVALKRAAEATAEDLLWADGLAIGTPEAFGYMSGMVKDFFDRTFYEVEGRVFRKPYVVFISAGNDGTGALRAIERIALGYTFKKVYEPVIARGDVGPDDLEKCRDLGGVLAGGCQMGIY
- a CDS encoding PAS domain S-box protein; the protein is MGKQDGRTREQLLDELDRLNGRVASLQERLRQREGLRDAVADDRDGWGARGRDESGYRELFDHIGSGVAVMAPTEDHRDFVLRDFNEAAERIARVRREEAIGRKLSEVFPRIRETDIPHALMQVHRTGKAERKPAAYYGDVVRHGWYESYMYRLPSGEIVFIFDNVTQQVARERELRVRNEIVQAFLVCSDDEIYERVRGVILAFMESPDGHLGIVGRGGALSSPPMEDGNPRTFLPSACPGFWAKAVREGKTCLSNLPLPVPDGHGPIERALAVPMTYRGSLVGVMAVANKAEDYTEADCRKLEGAAEFITPLLVARLDAIREERARKALDRALEKSERLHRDVIDFLPDATFAIDVEGRIIIWNQAIENLTGVRRNEILGKGDYEYAVAFYGERRPVLLDMILNADAESGQLGDTCGYDHVREEENVPVLQAENSRLPGFRNRRFCIKARCLSDKDGNVIGALETIQDISDLWRTEEALRESEEKFRLLTEETPVGISLMNTDQLFEYFNPRFTEIFGYTLEEVPTKDEWFLKVYPDPAYRKKIQAFWQENLYEEPVAGRIVEGMVRAMSKDGTEKIIFLRSVYMSNGKHLQTYEDFTRRRKLEEQLRQAQKMEAIGTLAGGIAHDFNNLLMGIQGYTSLMLYGLEVSHPFHEKLKAIEDQVVSGAGLTKQILGCARGGKYEVMPADLNRLIEKTVDMFHRTRKEITVHKKLDGELWTVDIDKNQMEQVLLNLCLNAWQAMPGGGDLFLETGNVTLDPVYARVNKVSPGDYVRMSVTDTGVGMDQKTRQRIFDPFFTTREMGRGTGLGLATVYGIVKGHGGVINVYSDRGKGTTFTIYLPTSKKVLSGEVRARRTILRGTETLLIVDDEPAVLGVTGDLLQTLGYEVLRASGGKEALEIYRVHHDRIALVILDMVMPVWGGGETFEELRRINPRVKAILSSGYSLNGDARMILDRGVQAFIQKPFMMDQLSRTIRQVLDADGEPGPDAGSPA
- a CDS encoding sigma-54-dependent Fis family transcriptional regulator encodes the protein MPKILIIDDEQLTAELLRDLVRQMGYEAFPVFTLNEAAQAIERQDFDVVFLDVVMPDGNGLDFLPRVKAAQASPEVIIITGYGDPDGAELAIRNGAWDYIEKGSSINKLKLPLLRALEYREAKRGRKKPVLFKREGIIGEGGRMKACLDLVAQAAAGDVNVLITGETGTGKELFARAVHSNSARQAQKMVTIDCAALPRTLVESIFFGHEKGAFTGADMRRDGLIGQADGGTLFLDEVGELPPSIQKDFLRVLQERRFRPVGAKNERYSDFRLVAATNRNLAAMVKAGQFRDDLFFRIRALTIDLPPLREHAEDIPDLVLSYLGRIGERRGTPARGISADFLETLGQYDWPGNVRELFQALDRAMTVSSGEQVLFSKHLPPHIRIALARRSLSGKGNPSGAALPLQTLKARRQAMLDGLERDYLKDLMSATDGNIPRACEVSGLSRSRLYVLLKKYGFRRDQTEADVS